One stretch of Brettanomyces nanus chromosome 4, complete sequence DNA includes these proteins:
- a CDS encoding uncharacterized protein (MEROPS:MER0001153) → MLGPAFRSLITFPLKSKVSFLISTAVLTTAGSSLYRQYQLRNFNMASQVPQSPLNWNHTPELILSETDRLIKEGRALDDLIGSIKLQDATIGSVIKPYADLENRQAALINQLSFYQHVSPSKEIRDSSNKSDAKFRAFSIESGLREDVYKVIHKVYEDVKKDPSLVKDDPETLRFIEKIDRQYKRNGLGLPAETRSKVKELQQKLSTLSLDFSKNLGENTEYILFTEKQLEGVPKDVVNQFEKVEDKYKMTFKYPDLFPVLKYAKDPKTREAAFVGDQNKAPENADILIEAVKLRAQLAQLLEYKDFSEYILDDRMAKTPKTVMNFLTDLKTKLRPLGENELKSLKSLKERDYKERALQYDGRYYVWDHRFYHTMMLEKDYKVDEATIAEYFPMQHTIEQMLSIYEIIFNLKFVEISKENKLYNTWHEEVKQFAVWKLDNKEKPEFAGYIYFDLHSRPGKYGHAANFGLSPGYTDIQTGKRVYPSTSLVCNFTKDTKNKPALLKHDEVVTFFHELGHGIHDLLGKTKFSRFSGTAVHWDFVEMPSQFLENFCWDKGILKKLSSHYLTQKSLPDDLIQSLIRSKNVNGALFNLRQLHFGLFDMALHTSVDGKVDMYKLWNDMREEIALVDNGGVVTKGFGSFGHLMGGYASGYYGYLWSLAFAQDIYYTKFKADPLNVKSGLEYRDKILCRGGSGEEMDYLVDLLGRKPNSEAFLKELGISD, encoded by the coding sequence ATGCTTGGACCTGCTTTTAGATCATTGATAACGTTTCCACTCAAAAGTAAAGTCAGTTTTCTTATTTCTACCGCTGTTTTAACTACCGCAGGATCTTCCCTTTATCGTCAATATCAATTGAGAAATTTTAATATGGCTAGCCAAGTCCCTCAATCTCCATTAAACTGGAACCATACTCCGGAATTGATTCTATCCGAAACTGATCGATTGATCAAGGAGGGTCGTGCTTTGGATGATTTAATTGGCTCCATTAAATTGCAGGATGCTACCATTGGCAGTGTCATTAAGCCATACGCAGATCTCGAGAATAGACAGGCCGCCTTAATCAACCAATTATCCTTCTATCAGCATGTCTCTCCTTCGAAGGAGATTAGAGACTCTTCCAACAAATCTGATGCCAAATTTAGAGCCTTTTCTATTGAGTCCGGTCTTAGAGAAGACGTTTACAAAGTTATCCATAAAGTCTACGAAGATGTCAAGAAGGATCCAAGTTTAGTTAAGGACGATCCTGAGACTCTTAGATTTATAGAAAAGATCGACCGACAGTACAAGCGTAACGGTTTGGGGTTGCCAGCTGAGACGAGATCTAAGGTGAAAGAGTTGCAGCAGAAGTTGTCAACACTCTCGTTGGACTTTTCCAAGAACTTGGGAGAGAATACAGAGTATATCTTATTCACTGAGAAACAATTGGAAGGTGTTCCTAAAGATGTGGTTAACCAGTTtgagaaggttgaagaCAAGTACAAAATGACTTTTAAGTACCCGGATTTATTTCCCGTTTTGAAGTATGCCAAAGATCCGAAGACCAGAGAGGCTGCATTTGTTGGTGATCAAAACAAGGCCCCTGAGAATGCCGACATCTTGATCGAAGCCGTCAAATTGCGTGCACAGTTAGCCCAGTTGTTGGAATACAAGGACTTTTCCGAGTATATTCTTGATGACAGAATGGCTAAGACTCCCAAAACAGTGATGAACTTTTTGACCGATTTGAAGACTAAGTTGAGACCTCTAGGTGAAAATGAGTTGAAGTCTTTAAAATCCTTGAAGGAAAGAGATTACAAAGAGCGAGCTCTTCAATATGACGGCAGGTACTACGTTTGGGACCATCGTTTCTATCATACGATGATGTTGGAAAAGGATTATAAAGTGGATGAAGCAACCATTGCCGAGTATTTCCCAATGCAGCACACCATTGAGCAGATGCTTTCCATTTACGAGATTattttcaacttgaagtttgTTGAGatttcaaaggagaataagTTGTACAATACATGGCACGAAGAGGTGAAGCAATTTGCTGTTTGGAAGCTGGACAACAAGGAGAAACCAGAGTTCGCCGGCTATATATACTTTGACTTGCATAGTAGACCTGGCAAGTATGGTCATGCTGCAAACTTTGGTTTGTCCCCCGGTTACACAGATATTCAAACTGGTAAAAGGGTTTATCCATCAACATCTTTGGTTTGTAATTTCACCAAGGACACAAAGAACAAACCTGCATTGCTTAAGCATGATGAGGTGGTCACTTTCTTCCATGAACTAGGCCATGGCATCCACGATCTGCTTGGTAAAACCAAGTTCTCCAGATTCAGTGGTACCGCAGTTCATTGGGACTTTGTCGAGATGCCCTCCCAATTCTTGGAGAACTTCTGTTGGGATAAAGgtattttgaagaagctttcttctcattatCTCACCCAGAAGTCTCTTCCTGACGATTTGATTCAGTCCTTAATTCGTTCGAAGAATGTCAATGGTGCTTTATTCAACCTCAGACAGCTCCATTTCGGTCTCTTTGATATGGCATTGCATACCTCTGTTGACGGAAAAGTCGACATGTACAAGTTATGGAATGACatgagagaagagattgcTTTAGTGGACAATGGGGGGGTTGTCACCAAGGGTTTTGGAAGTTTCGGACACTTGATGGGGGGTTATGCTTCCGGTTATTATGGTTATTTATGGTCCTTGGCTTTTGCTCAGGACATCTACTACACCAAGTTTAAGGCCGATCCTTTGAATGTCAAGAGTGGCTTGGAATACAGAGATAAGATTTTGTGCAGAGGTGGATCtggtgaagaaatggatTATTTGGTCGATTTGCTAGGCAGAAAGCCGAATTCCGAAGCCTTCTTGAAAGAGCTCGGTATTAGTGACTAG